The genome window CTCGCCGAGCGCGCGCAGCGTCGCCAGCCTGACGCCCGAGGGCCAGGCGCGCGCCAAGCGCTGGTGCGCCCTGGACTGGCGACTCTACCAGCACTTCGACCGCACCTTCTGGGCCCGCGTGCGCGCCGAGCTGGGCCCGCGGCGTCTGCGCTCCGAGGTGGCGCGGCTGCGGGAGCTCACGGCCCTGTGCCTGCAGGACGGCGTGGCCAAGAACAAGTCGCAGATCACCGACCCCCAGCTGCGCCCCTTCCAGTCGGGTCAGGCCCACATCCTGGGCTACAACCTCAGGCAGGGCCTGGACAACCAGACGCAGCGGATGTGTCAGGGGATGGTCATGCCTGAGCTGCAGTACGTGGCCCGTTTGTATGCCCTGCAGTTCCCGGAAAAGGACCCCAAACGCATCCCCTTCCTGGAGTAGAAGGACAGCGCCAGGGACAGGGTCCCcgtcccagcccctcctccccccgtcATCCCTGGGAGACCATGGCACCAATTCGTGAGGAGGGGGGCTCCTGGGACAGCTGCTGGTCAGGGTGAAGACCCCTCTGAAGGCACCCACCCGTGATCCATCCCCTTGGAGGCACTGAGAACCCCACTCTGGGACAGTAGGCACACTCGGTCCGAGGGTATGAACCTGGTTAACAGGTAGAAAAGACTTACAAGGTGGGAAAGTCACTGATACTAAATTACAAGTTGACAAACTGCCCCGGGAAAGAACACACGTAGGCACATTGACCATCAGAAGAGCTCAAACCCAGGGGATCCAGAGGGCCTTGGGCAGCAGGGCCGGGAGTCCCCGAAGGGCCCCAGGTGGCTCCCCGAATGTGCTGGCTGTGCGACACGGTGCTGGTCACAGAGACCTTGTGGGACACCCACTGGCAGCCCTTGGAAGCTGGTATGAGGCAGCAAGGATCTGGAATGTTCGGCTTCCCATCTAGGGCTGGATGAGGTTTCTTTGCAAGTAAAGAATGGCTTTAGGTTGAGAAATGTTGAAACTGCTTACGAGACAAATGGTTTAACCGGAGTGAAAGCTGAGGATTTGTGCCGCAGCTCCCTGTTGGGGTAGCCCCCCTGGAATGTGTGGCGTCTGACCTGCTAGAGGAGCTCCCATGGACCTACAGCAGACCCCGTTGTCCTGGAGACCACCTTGGATGCAGTCCCAGAGGAGGGCGGcttccaggcacccctgtttgtcAATTGCAGGGAGGGACTGAGGGTCCCCTGCCTAGTAGGATGTGATCCTGGCTGCCTGGGGGCCCAGAGGTTAGAGTGGGGTGCATACCAGTGGCGTAGACCCTGTGTCCCTTCTGCCCAGTACCCACGGTCTTCTTCCTTCCACGTGAGGGTCCTCAGCCGTGAAGACCCCAGGAGCCTGGCCGGGGCACCTGGGGAGGGGCTCCGTGTGTAGGCCCTCGCACGAGTTGTCCCGGCCAGCCTGCCAGCCAGGGTGAGGGAGACAGGTGGCCACCCCCGTCCCCGCCACCGCAGCAGGGCGTCTGTTCTGGCACACCGATCAGGACCACGGAGTTACAGTAGAAATTCGAGGGTGTTTGCTCTGCCCTTGTGGCTGGTGGGAACGTAGACTGGTTCTGTCTCTTTGGGAGGAAATTCGGGGTTATTTATTACAATGTAAAGTGCGTGTGGTTTGCAAGAGAGCTCGGAAAACAGCCCGCTCGGGAACTCCATCCAGAAGGGAGGTTTCAAATGCTGAAGTCTGCAGCCAATAAACGTTGGGAGCACTGAGTCTGCAGAAACTCCCTTTAGGCGGGGGGATTTCGGGGCCTTGGTGATGCtgagggggggttgggggggcaggtggCCCGGGAGGGTCTATGATGGCCACGGAGGACGGAAGACGCCCAGGAGCCAGAccttctgatttttcaagagaagctggaaatacaggtttttatgtgaactCTCCACATTTAAAAAGGCTGGTGTCGTGTTAAAACattaagggggtggggaggagggtgaatAGGGGGAGGGGATTAGAGATACAAACATTCGGTTTAGCAGTGAATAAGTAATGATGATGACCAGGGGAGAGCATGTAGTCTGTCACTCTGCAGTGTCTTGTGTGCGGACAGACGGGACCACTTGTGGCTGTGGGCGTTTTGTGATGTCCCTAATCGCTGGGTCACTGTGTTCTAACGTGACACTAATATGATGTCGTATGTCCACTATACTTCAAcgaggaaacaaaaaacaaaacaaaacccacagatCTCTTATTCTGTTTGTAGAGGAAAGGTGATTGTAACATAGGAAAAACAGCGAGCTCCTAGATTGATTGACACGAAAGATTGTTAATAGcttacttataatttttttctcaccatATTGTTGAAAGCTTCTATGAATAAAAGTTTCTcaaatgattaaattatttattaagcattctTCGGtgttgttaaaaatgaaaaaacaaacaacaaaccaaaaccccaaaTCCCTAAGCAGAGGGAATGAGGCCCGTGTGTGGGGCGCCTCCTTCCATGGCCCCAGTGGGCATCCTGCTTAGACAGCCCTGCCTGGACCTGGGGGCTTTGGGGGCTTTGGGGGCTTGGAGGCTCAGCAGGGGGCCCATCAGTCTGCACCAGGCCCGGTCGTGGGCGACAGGGGAAGGGAGATGGTTTGGGTGAGGCCCTGAGAGGTGGGGAGATTGTACTTGATGTGGAAACGTTGGGGTCCGGAATGAACAGCTAAGGacgaattcttgagacatctttggtgcaaaaaggtggttttattaaagcacggggacaggacccatagGCAGGAAGAGAGCAATGGGGCCATGAGGAGtagcccattatatactttcgagttgggagggggttagggatagggtaagtctctaaggaatttggaagcaaggtttccaggaccttgagggggctagctattgggaaaatgtcatttattacccTCTAATAAAACCTGAATCATGAGACCCtccagatgtatatcggtgggtcatgtgcttgggggatgattgccaacatgtatcttgggggggttagagataaaggaagtttccaaaggaatttctatatgttaaagtagacttacaggatcctgggggtcaaGGTAAGgttgtcttttgcccttagcaaagtatgaACGTTGAGGCAggtgagtccctagaggaaggccactctgcctatttcaaggacttgtccaTGGGCTGTGGGTAggaaggacatttaatttttcttttgcctttgtttcccacatcagtgaCTCCTTCCCACAGTCTCCCCCTTTCCTACTGCGGCAGAGCCCTGGGCTTCCATCCATCCCCTTCCCAGCTCCTCTGAGGACCTGAAGACTTGACAGGTTTATTATCATCTCCACCTGGATATCATAGGATGTCTCCATTTTCCCAGAGCCCTGCTTTCCCTTTGAAGTCCTACTGTAACTGAACGGACCTGAGTTTACTCCTCGGTGAGTCACACAGAGAAACTGCACAGGCGTGAGTCCATGAGTCGCGGGTTAAGCTCCCACTGGTCCAGGTGGTCCGAGCAGTTGTtactgcctgggggtgggggtggggcagtttCAGTGTCCATCACCGAATACTTTACGTGTCGGGTCTCTGCCTGAGTTAAGAGAgcagctggaaagaagagcttcaGGAAAAATGTGGGATGAAGGTCATTGGGTACAAGCAgatgggcagtaaaggtcaggtcttggggtctatCATGCGGGATCCTGCTGGTGCAGGTGGGGCCCAGGGAGCCCCTGAGGGGGACGGCCCTCCAGAGAGCCCTCTTCACTGATAGGGCTGGGATGCTGAGGTCTCCCCTGAGGCCCTGGCCTGGGCAGCGGTCACCGGGACGTGGTCACTGGTGAAAGGGGCCAGCTGGCAGGAGCACTGACAAGGCGgctggtgctggggagggggcgggtgcAGTCTGAGCTGGGGGCCTAGCATGGAcatggggctggagcccagggagaGCCCAAGGGGCCGGTGTCCTGGGGCCCGGTGGGGGGCGCAGCTGGGCATCCAGGCTGTGGTGGGAAGAACCTCCCCAGGGGTCTGAGTGCTCGCTGGGGTTTTTGTGGGCGAGTGTCTCTGGAGGAGGCTTGGGGGCAGTGGACATCTGTGTGCCCCTCAGAGGTCAGCTGTGGCCCCTCGCAGCAGGCTGCCCAGCACTGCCTTGTGGGAGGGGGAGCCCCTGGATCCCAAGCACCCCAGGGCGGAGAGATGCGGTCATGGCGCTGGGCCCCTCCCCCGGGTGCTCCTGCAG of Halichoerus grypus chromosome 4, mHalGry1.hap1.1, whole genome shotgun sequence contains these proteins:
- the GAL3ST2 gene encoding galactose-3-O-sulfotransferase 2; its protein translation is MGSKEFATPPGGILTQAEEPPASPQLNSRLHEGKVLVRHAGVVLYTVECFQAVFLLALTMLLLTGILHMDMGQLTHGHTLLPACFDESMVLLRHLPRWRLDDVVAFRLNSPSARSVASLTPEGQARAKRWCALDWRLYQHFDRTFWARVRAELGPRRLRSEVARLRELTALCLQDGVAKNKSQITDPQLRPFQSGQAHILGYNLRQGLDNQTQRMCQGMVMPELQYVARLYALQFPEKDPKRIPFLE